A region of the Amycolatopsis sp. cg13 genome:
ATGACGTCGAGCGTCGCGATGGCTGCCGCGCACGACACTGCGTTGCCGCCGTACGTGCCGCCTTGGGAACCCGGGTACGCCTTCGCCATCAGCTCTTCCGAAGCGGCGATGCCCGACAGCGGGAAGCCGCTGGCGAGGCCCTTCGCGATCAGCACGACGTCCGGGTGGACGTCGAAGTGGTCGTGGCCCCAGAACTTGCCGGTGCGGCCGAAGCCCGCCTGCACCTCGTCGAGCACCAGCAGGATGCCGTGCCGGTCGGCGCGTTCGCGCAGCCCGGCCATGAACGCGGTGTTCGCGGGAACGTAGCCGCCTTCGCCGAGCACCGGCTCGATGAAGAACGCGGCCGTCTCGTTCGGCGCGGAGACGGTCTGGAAGAGGTAGTCGAGCTCGCGCAGGGCGAACTTCGTGGCCGTTTCCTCGTCCCAGCCGTAGTGGTAGGCGTACGGGAACGGCGCGACGTGCACGCCGGACATCAGCGGCGAGATGCCCGCGCTGAACCGCGTGCCGGACGTGGTCATGGTGGCCGCGGCGACCGTGCGGCCGTGGAAACCGCCTTGGAACACGATGACGTTCGGCCGCTTCGTCGCCTGCCGGGCCAGCCGCAGCGCGGCCTCCACGGCCTCGCTGCCGGAGTTGGCGTAGAAGAGCGAATCGAGCCCGGACGGCAAGACGTCGCCGAGCTTGCGGGTCAGTTCGAGCAGCGGCTTGTGCATGACGGTCGTGTACTGGCCGTGCACGAGCTTGCCGATCTGCTCGCGCGCGGCCTCGACCACGCGCGGGTGACAGTGCCCGGTGCTGGTCACCCCGATGCCCGCGGTGAAGTCGAGATGACGTTTCCCGTCCACGTCGTAGAGGTAAACCCCTTCACCGTGGTCGACGACGACGGGCGTTGCCTGCTTGAGCAGCGGGGACAGCTGGGCCATGCGGCGCCCTCCTGGGATGCGGGTGGAGACGGTTGTCGATTGTTGACAATATCCATAGCATGAGTTCGGGACAACAGGAACAGGAGCGAGCTGGATGAGCGGGATCACCGAGAACGGCGTCGTCGGCGCGGTCGGCAAGGAACTCTTCATCGGCGGCAAGTGGGTCGCCGCGCGCAGCGGGAAGACCTTCGACGTGCAGGATCCCTCCACCGGAGAGGTCCTGTGCCAGGTCGCGGACGCCGGGCCGGAAGACGGTCTCGCGGCGCTCGACGCGGCGGTCGCGGCACAGTCCGGCTGGGCGGCGGTGGCGCCCCGGGAGCGCGGCGAGATCCTGCGCCGCGCGTACGACAAGCTCATCGAGCGCCGCGACGAGCTGGCGCTGCTGATGACGCTGGAGATGGGCAAGCCGCTGGCCGAGGCCGCCGGCGAAATCACTTACGCCGCCGAGTTCTTCCGCTGGTTCGCCGAGGAGGCGGTGCGGATCGACGGCGGCTACGCGGTGGCCCCGAACGGCTCGGGCCGGTTCCTGATCACGCGCCAGCCGGTGGGTCCGACGCTGCTCATCACGCCGTGGAACTTCCCGATGGCGATGGGCACGCGCAAGATCGGCCCGGCCGTCGCCGCGGGCTGCACGATGGTGATCAAGCCAGCCGCGCAGACGCCGCTGTCGATGCTCGCGCTCACCCAGATCCTCGCCGACGCCGGGTTGCCCGAGGGCGTGCTGAACGTCGTCACCACCAAGGACGCGGGCGGGGTGATGGAGCCGCTGATCCGCGACGGACGCGCGCGCAAGCTGTCCTTCACCGGTTCGACCGGGGTCGGGCGCAAGCTGCTGGAGCAGTGCGCGGAGAAGGTGCTGCGCACGTCGATGGAGCTGGGCGGCAACGCGCCGTTCGTCGTGTTCGACGACGCGGACCTGGACGCCGCGGTCGAGGGTGCGATGCAGGCCAAGATGCGCAACATCGGCGAGGCGTGCACCGCGGCCAACCGGTTCTACGTGCAGCGCGGTGTGGCCGAGGAGTTCTCCCGCAAGCTCACCGAGCGGATGCAGGCGCTGCCGATGGGCCGCGGCACCGACGAGGGCGTCGTGGTCGGTCCGCTCATCGACGAGGCTGCGGTGAAGAAGGTGACCGAGCTGGTCAAGGACGCCACGGACAAGGGCGCGCGCGTGCTCACCGGCGGCTCGCGAGTCGACGGTCCGGGGCACTTCTACCCGGCGACCGTGCTCACCGACGTTCCGGTGGACGCTCGGCTGGCCAGCGAGGAGATCTTCGGCCCGGTCGCGCCGATCACGCCGTTCGACACCGAGGACGAGGCGGTCGAGAAGGCCAACGACACCGAATTCGGCCTCGTGTCCTACCTGTTCACCAGCGATCTGAAGCGCGCGCTGCGGGTCTCGGAACGCTTGGAGGCCGGGATGATCGGCCTCAACCAGGGCATCGTGTCCAACCCGGCGGCTCCGTTCGGCGGCGTCAAGCAGTCCGGTCTCGGCCGCGAGGGCGGCACGGTCGGCATCGACGAGTTCCTGGAGACCAAGTACATCGCGGTGAGCCTGTGACACACCGGATTGCGAGCATCCCGGGCGACGGAATCGGGGTCGACGTCACGATCGAAGCGCGCCGGGTTCTCGACGCGGCCGCGGCGAAGTACAGCTTCTCGTTGGAGTGGACCGAATTCGACTGGAGCTGCGAACGGTACGCGAAGACCGGCGCGATGATGCCCGAAGACGGGGTCGCGCAGCTGTCGGGCTTCGACGGCATCCTGCTCGGCGCGGTCGGCTTCCCTGGCGTGGCGGACCACGTTTCGTTGTGGGGCCTGCTGATCCCGTTGCGGCGGGCGTTCCAGCAGTACGTCAACCTGCGGCCGGTCCGGCTGCTGCCGGGGACGTCCTCGGTGCTGGCCGGGCGGAAGGCCGACGAGCTGGAAATGGTGATCGTCCGGGAGAATTCCGAGGGCGAGTACTCGGAAATCGGCGGACGGCACAACCCCGGGCGGCCGGACGAGTTCGTGCTGCAGGAATCGGTGTTCACGCGGGTCGGGGTGGAACGGATCATCCGGTACGCCTTCGAACTCGCGCGCACGCGTTCGCGGCACGTCACGTCGGCGACCAAGTCCAACGGGCTGATCCACTCGATGCCTTACTGGGACGAGATTTTCGCCGAGGTCGCCGCGCAGTATCCCGATGTCCGCGCGGAACAGTGCCATGTGGACGCTCTGGCCGCGCGGATGGTGCAGGCTCCGGACCGGCTCGACGTGGTGGTGGCGTCGAACCTGTTCGGCGACATTTTGAGCGACCTGGCGGCCGCGATCACCGGCGGACTGGGCATGGCGCCGTCCGGAAACATCAACCCATCAGGTGACTTTCCGTCGATGTTCGAGGCGGTCCACGGCAGTGCTCCGGACATCGCCGGACAGGGCATCGCGAACCCGGTCGCCCAGATCCTCGCCGGGGCGATGCTGCTCGAGCATCTCGGGGAAACCGTTGCCGCACAAGCGATCCGCGCCTCGGTCGACGAGGTGCTGACCGCGGGCGAAACGCTCACCCCCGACCTCGGCGGAACCGCTACCACAACTTCGCTCGGCGCCGCGGTGGCTGATTCGCTCCGCTGATTTTTCGTCGGTGCCGCGAGGTTCACTCTTCCCTGACCCGGTCGACGGGTCCACGAGGGGAGGAGGGCACCGATGTGCCAGATGTGCGAGGAGCCGGAAAGATCCGAGGAGCAGTACCTGATCGAGGTGCTGGACCGGATCAGGGAATACGGATGGTGCGTCCAGGGCGTGCAGGGGCCAGGTGCCCGGCCGCCCTGGGCGTACACCGCGGGCCTGACCGCGCAAGGCCTGCCGGAACTGGCAGTCACCGGATTGTCGTTGCACGAAGCGGGGTACGTGCTCAACGCCGGAGCCGAGCAGATCCTGCATACCGGCCCGCCGGAGCCTGGCGAACAGTGGCTGCTGCCCCGGCTGCCCAGGCTGGAAGTAGTGAAGCTCAGCGCCCCCGCGACGCACCTGCATATCGCGGTTTGCTGCTATGGCACCGGAATCGAAGCCATGCAGCTGGTCTACGCCGATCCGACGGGCCGGTTTCCGTGGTCGCCGCACTACAACCTCGGCCTTGGCGGACAGCCCGTGCTGGGGGTGCGTAATGCCTGAGTTTCTCTTGCTGCGCCAGGCTTTTTCGCGCTTTCGCCCGGTAGAATCGAAGCATGCCCGAACTTCTGGCCCCCACCGTCCGATTGCATCGCCCGTGGCTGGAAGCACACGCCGAATGGGGTCCAGGCCTGCACGAGGACGGCTTCGGCCTGTCGGCGTCGGACGAGGTCGATTCTCCCGCTGGCTTCGCCGCCTGGGTGGATTCTTTGACACAGGACCGCGCCCGGTACCGCTGGCTAGTCGAGGACGGGGCGGTGCTCGGCGGAATCGCCCTGCGCTCCGGCCCAGCGGAGTACGTGTCGTGGGCCGGGCACATCGGCTTCGGCATCCGCCCGTCGGCGCGTGGCCGCGGTCTGGCTTCCTGGGCGCTGCGCCAGATGCTGCTCGAGGCCCGGGAATTGTCTCGGGTGCTCTTGGTGTGCGAGGGGGAGAACCTGGCGTCCGCCAAGACGATCGAACGCGCGGGCGGGGTGCTGGAGGAGGTACGCCAGACCGAGCACGGACCGGTGCGGAGGTACTGGATCACGACCTGAGCTGTTCAAGCGGCACGTTCCGGGACACCCGGATGCGGACGCAGCGAACCGCCTGCTTCGCCCTCGGCAGACGTCGGTGCGCGGCCCGGGCTGGGAGGCTGCTTGTGTTGCTGCTGAGCGATGCGGGAGCCGAGTGGTCGTCTCTTGCCGTCCTCGGCAGACGTCGGCGCGCGGCCCGGGCCGGGAGGCTGGTTGCGTCGGTGCTCAGCGGTGCGGGAGCCAAGCGGTCGGTTCTCGCTTCCCTCGGCAGATGTCGGTGCGCGGCCCGGGCTGGGAGGCTGCTTGTGTTGCTGCTGAGCGATGCGGGAGCCGAGTGGTCGTCTCTCGTCTCCCTCGGCAGACGTCGGCGCGCGGCCCGTGCCGCAGCGGCGATTCCCGCGCGGAGGATGGCGGCGCAGCTCGATGGCGCGGCGATCAAGCCCCGGTCACCCAGCCGCCGCGACCCCGTCCTTCAAACTCCGCCCCGGAAGCAACCGGCTGATCGCGTCCTCCATGTGCGCGTCCAGCAGGTGCAGCGCCGTCTCCTCGTCGCCCGAGCGCAGGGCTTCGATGATCCGCGTGTGCTCCTCCAGCCGATCCTCCACGCCCTGATACGTGCTCTGCAGCAACGTCAGGCACATCCGCGTCTCGATCAGCAACGTCCGGGCCATCCGCATCAGCCGTTTGCTGCCGGAGGCGTTGATCAGCGCCTCGTGAAACCGGAGGTCCGCCTCGGACAACGCGGCCGGATCGTCGGCGGCGGCAGCCATATCGGCGACGTTCTGCTCCAGCAGCGCGGCCACTGCCTCGCGGTCGCCGCGGAAGGCGCACAGCAGCGCGGCTCTCTCCACCGCGGAACGGGCGAGATAAATGTCGAACACGTCCGCCGGTTCGAGGTCGATCACGAACAGGCCCCGGTGGCGTTCGCTGCGCAGCAGGCCCTCGGACACGAGGTGCTGCATCGCCTCCCGCAGCGGGCCGCGCGAGACCTGGAAGCGGGCGGCCAGGTCGGTTTCGCCGAGCTGGGTGCCCGGCGGGAGCGCGCCGGTCATGATCGCGTCGCGCAGCTGGCGCGCGATCACCGCGGCGGTCGATTCCCGGCTCACCGGTTCTATGTCAGGCAGTGCGACCACGGGTCAGCCCCTCGTCCGGAACAACGCGCCCAGCGAACGCACCAACCGGGTCGAGCCGGTCAGGCGCAGGCCTTCCCAGATGGTCACCTGGTTGGCGGTCAGCACCGGTTTGCCGAGCTTCTCCTCGATCGCGGTGATCTCGCCGAGCGTGCGCATCGCGGTGTCGGGCACCAGAACCGCGTCGGCGTCCGGGTGGTCGTGGCTTACCGCCAGATCGATCACGGCCTCGGGCGCGAGCTGGCCGACCTCGGCGGCGGTGTCGATGTCGGCGCTCGACATCGAGAGCACCTCGACGCCGCCCGCGGCGAGGAAGTCCACGAACAGCCGCGCGACGTCGTCGGGGTAGCTCGCGGCTACCGCGACCCGTTGTACGCCAAGGGCTTTCGCCGCGTGCACGAAGGCGAACGACGTGCTCGAAGCCGGGACCCCGGCAACCGCGGCGAGCTGGTCGGCCTGGTTGCGCGCGCCGTCCCAGCCGTACACGAAGCTGCCGGACGTGCAAGCCCACACCACCGCTTCCGGCTGGTGTTTCGCGAGCAGCCGGGCGCCTTCGGCGAGCCGGGCTTCGCTGCCGAGGTCGAGCAGCTCCGGCACCGCGTGCAGGTCGGTGCCGTAGATGTGCGCGACCGGCAGGCTGATGTCGCCGTCGGAGCCGCCGAGAAGCTGTTCCGCGAGCGGGTAGTCGTCCTCGGCCGCGTGGTCGGGGTAGATGAAGCCGATCGTGGTCACGAAACCTCCGGGATGCGCAAATTGTCGACAATATTAGCGGGACGGGTCAAGACACCTCCCGCAGCCACTGGCCGGGACCCACGACGGGCAAGTGCATCCGGCGCAGGCAGGCCCACATGGTCAGCTGGTTGGCGGTCAGCACGGGTTTGCCGAGCGCCTTCTCCAGCGGTTCGATCAGGTCGAACGTGGGGAGGTTGGTGCAGCTGACGAAAATCGCCTCGGCGTCGCGGTGGTCCGCGGCCAGGATCCGCTCGGCGATGGTGCGGTAGCTGACCTTCCAGATGCCGCCGCCCAGCCCGAGGTGGTCGCTGGACACGGTGTCCACGCCGACCTCGGCGAGGAAGTCGTGGAGTTTGCCGGTGAGGTCGGCGTCGTACGGCGTGAGCACCGAGACCCGGTGCAGGTCGAGCTGGTGCAGCACCTCGACGAGGGCGCCGGAGGTGGTGACCGCGTCCGGCGCGCCCGCGTCGCAGATCGCCTTGGTGAGGGAGCGTTCGTAGTCGATGCCGTTCACGAAGCTGCCGGAGGTGCACAGGTACGCGACCACCTCGGGCTCCACGTGCAGCACGTCGCGCGTGGCCGTGGCGAGGTGTCGGCTGTCGCTCACCAGCTGGGCCATTTCCATGCTCACCGGGACCGGTTCGTACGGGGTGCGGGCGAGGTGCAGCGACACCTCCATCGGCACCCAGCGCCACAGTTCGCGCTCGAGCGCGAGGTCGAACGGCGCGATCACGCCGATGCCGCGCTGGGCTAGCGGGCCCTCGAACGCGAGGAAGTCCAGATCCAAGGTTCAGCCTCCGGAATACGCCTGTGCGGATGCCCGTCCGGTGCTCCGGGGGTGGTCCTCGGATTGTTGACAATCATACGAGCCACTTTTACCGTGTCAATCGTGATCGCCCCGGAGACCCCCGTACTGGCAGTGCTCTGCGGGGCAGACCAACCACCGGACATGGCCGCTATCGAAGACGCGGCGGTAGTTCGTTACACCGACGAGCGCGGGCTCGCCGGTGCGCTGTCCGGAGCCGACGCGCTTTTTGTCTACGATTTCCTTTCCGGTGCGGTTCCGGGGGCCTGGTCCGCCGCGGACCGGTTGCAGTGGCTGCACATCGCGAGCGCCGGCGTCGACCCGGTGCTGTTCCCGGGGCTGCGCGAGAGCGACGTCGTGCTCACGAACTCGCGCGGGGTGTTCGACGACGCCATCGCGGAGTACGTGCTGGGTGTCGTGCTGTCGTTCGCCAAGGACTTCGCGCGCTCGCTCGACCTACAGCGCGCCGGTACGTGGAAGCACCGCGAGACCGAGCGGATCGCCGGGCGGGAGGTGCTGGTGGTCGGCACCGGGCCGATCGGAAGGGCCATCGCGCGGATGCTGCGGGCGGCCGGGATGCGCGTGTCCGGGGCGGGCCGGCGGGCCCGGGTCGGGGATCCGGATTTCGGCGTCGTGCGCGAATCCGCCGACCTGACGCGGTATTTGCCCGAGTTCGACTACGTCGTCGCGGTCGCGCCGCTCACCGATCAGACCAAGGGCATGTTCGACGCCGCCGCGTTCGCCGCGATGAAACCGTCCGCGCGGTTCGTGAACGTCGGCCGCGGCGAACTGGTGGTCACGTCCGATCTGATCGCGGCCCTGCAGGCGGGGGAGATCGCCGGGGCCGCGCTCGACGTCTTCGAAACCGAGCCGCTGCCCGCCGAGAGTCCATTGTGGACCATGCCGGACGTCCTGCTGTCCCCGCACATGTCGGGCGACTTCATCGGCTGGCGGCGGACGCTGGTCGAGGTGTTCGCGGGGAACTTCCGGCGCTGGGTCGCCGGGGAACCGCTGTGGAACGTCGTGGACAAACGGCTCGGCTACGTGCCGTCCGAATCGCAGGGAGGCGCCGGATGGGCGACCGGGAATTGACCGCCAGCGAACTCGTCGCCGCCTACGCCACCGGCGAACTGTCGCCGGTCGAGGCGACGAAGAGCGCCCTGCAGAACATCGAGGACCGCGACGGCGAGATCAACGCCTACTGCCTCGTCGACGCCGATCGCGCGCTCGACCAGGCGAAGGCGGCCGAGGCCCGCTGGCGCGACGGGAATCCGATCGGCGCGCTCGACGGCGTCCCGGCGTCGATCAAGGACATCTTCCTCACCCAGGGCTGGCCGACGCTGCGCGGTTCCACGAGCATCCCGGTGGACCAGCCGTGGGAGGTCGACAGCCCGGTGATGGCGCGGATGCGCGAGGCGGGTCTCGTCGTGCTGGGCAAGACGACCACGCCGGAGATCGCGTGGAAGGGCGTCACCGACAGCGCGCTCGCCGGCATCACGCGCAATCCGGTGAACCCGCGGATGACGGCGGGCGGGTCCAGCGGCGGCAGCGCGGCCGCGGTCGCGGCGGCGATGGGCGAGCTGTCCGTTGGCACCGACGGCGGCGGTTCGGTGCGGATTCCCGCGTCGTTCTGCGGGATCGTCGGCATGAAACCGACCCACGGCCGGATCCCGCTGTTCCCGGCGAGCCCGTTCGGCCCGCTCGCGCACGCCGGGCCGATGGCGCGCTGCGTGGACGACACGGCGCTGCTGCTGGACGTCCTCGCGCTGCCGGACCACCGCGACCCGACCGGGCTCGCGCCGCCGATCAGCGCGTACCGCGAGGCGGTGCGGCGCGATGTGCGCGGGCTGATCGCGGCGTACTCGCCGGCGCTCGGTTTCGTCGACGTGGACCCGGAAATCGCCGCGATCGTCCAGTCGGCGGTGCAGTCGCTCGCCGACGCCGGGCTGCAGGTCGAGCAGGCCGATCCCGGATTCGCCGACCCGAAGGACGCCTTCGACGTGCTGTGGTCGGCGGGCGCGGCGAAGTCGCTCGACGCGTTCCCGCCGGGCAGCGAGCTGCGGGTCGACCCTGGCCTGCGCCGCGTGTGGGAACGGGGCCACACCTACTCCGCGGGCGACTACCTCGACGCCACCGCGGAACGCGCCGCGCTCGGGATCCTGATGGGCGAGTTCCACACCCGCTACGACGTGCTGCTCACGCCGACCGTCCCGATCCCGCCGTTCGAGGCGGGCCACGACGTGCCGCCGGGCAGCGGGATGAGCGAATGGCCGGAGTGGACGCCGTTCACCTACCCGTTCAACATGACGCAGCAGCCCGCGATCAGCGTCCCGGCCGGGCGCACCGAATCGGGTCTTCCGGTGGGCCTGCAGATCGTCGGCCCCCGGCATTCGGACGACTTGGTGCTGGCGGTGGCGAAACTGCTGGAGGAGGTCCGGCCCTGGGCCGCGCCGTGACGCTCGCGGGGCAGGCACAGGTCACGTTTTCGGCGCGAGAAGCTGTGGCAGGCTGTCGCGCATGACCGAGTTCACCGCGCCCATCGACGACCGCTGGTTCGAGGACTACCCCGAGGGATCGGTGTACGAGTTCGGCGACACGACCGTCACCGAAGCGGAGATCATCGAGTTCGCCGCGAAGTACGACCCGCAGAGCTTCCACGTCGATCCGGTCGCCGCGAAGGAGGGCCCGTTCGGCGGGCTGATCGCGAGCGGCTGGCACACTTCGAGCCTGATGATGCGGATGTTCGCCGACCACTACCTGTCGTCGGTCGCGAGCCTCGGCAGCCCCGGCGTCGACGAACTGCGCTGGCCGCGTCCGGTGCGGCCGGGGGACCGGCTGCGGATGCGGGCGACCGTCACCGAGGCGCGGCTGTCGAAGTCGAAGCCCGATCGCGGCCTCGTGCGCACCCGGATGGAACTGTTCAACGGCGACGACGAGCTGGTGTTCAGCGCGAGCGCGGTCAACTTCCTGTCGGTGCGACCGGCTCCGCGGTCCGGTTCGTGAGTTGCCGGATCTGGCGGCTGCACAGCGCGAGCCCGGTCGAAACCAGGATCAGCACCCCGCACGCGACGAGCACCGGCTCGCGGCCGAAGTGCTGCACGAGGGGGCCCGCCGCGATCTGCCCGAGCGGCATCGCGGCGAGCGAACCCAGCATGTCGTAGGAGTACACGCGGGCGAGCTTGTCGGGCGGGATGTGTTCCTGCAGCGAAACGTCCCACGCGACGCTGAACTGCTCCATCGCCAGCCCGGCCAGCAGCATCGCGATCAGCAGCGGGACGAGCGACGGCCACCAGCCGAGCGTCAGCACCGGCAGCGCGTCCATCGCCACCAGTGCCACGCCGACGAACAACGCCTGCCGCGGCCGCCAATGCGCGGCGACGATCCCGCCGACGAGCGCGCCCGCCGTCTGCAACGCCAGCGCCAGTCCCCATCCGGACCGCCCGAACGTCTCGTCCGCGACGACCGGCCCGATGACGACGAGTGTGCCGAGCCCGGCGGCGTTGACGAAGGCGAACTGCGCCACCACCACCCACACCCAGGCGCGGGACCGGAACTCGTGCCACCCGGCGACCAGATCGGCGATCGGCCGTGCGCCCGAAATCCGATCGGTGCGCGGCAGCCGGACGGCGTGGTAGGCGAGCGCGGCGGCGAAGAACAACAGCGCGTTCACCGCCAGCGCCCATCCGGATCCGGCCGCCGCCACCGCGATTCCGGCGACCCCGGCTCCGGCGATCCGCCCGCCGTTGACCAGCAGCCGCAGCAACGCGTTCGCCGGAGCCAGCAGGTCTCGCGGCACCGTCTGCGGGGTGATCGCCGCCGAGGCGGGCAGCGACATCGCCGCGACCGCCCCGTTGACCACGCTCAGCGAGATCAGGAACGGGACCGAGCTGAATCCACAAAGGACACTCGCGGCGATCAGCGCCTGGCTGAGCCCGGCCGCGATCTCGGTGCCCTGCAGGATCACCGCACGCGGCAGCCGGTCCGCGAGCACGCCGCCGAAGAGCAGCAGCAGGATGTTCGCCAGCGACCGGGCCCCGACGACGAGCCCGAGATCGACCGCCGACCCGGTGCGGTCGAGCACCGCGAACGCGAGCGCGACCGGAGCGACCGCATTGCCGAAGGTGCCGAGCGTCCGCCCGGCGGCGAGGGCACGGAAACTGCGGTGCCGCAACGGCTCCAGGAGGCTCACCGGCCGAGCCTCCCGCAGCTGTCAACCGAATAACCCGCAGCTGAGAGCGGCGATGTCGGGTCCGGCTCATGCGGAGGAAGGTTCGTGAGGAGGACCCTGAGGGAATCAGATTCCCTGAGGGTTCCCCTCACGAACCGCCGCTGTCCAGCGACCGCCTACTTCACCCGCGTCGCGAATTCCAGCTCGGCGAGCGCCGTATCCAGGTGCGTCAGGATCCGCTGCAGGTGCGGCACGCTGCGTCGGCACCCGGTAACACCGAAGTCGAGGTTGTCCCCGTTGCTGGTCAGCGTGATGTTCAAGGCTT
Encoded here:
- a CDS encoding aspartate aminotransferase family protein yields the protein MAQLSPLLKQATPVVVDHGEGVYLYDVDGKRHLDFTAGIGVTSTGHCHPRVVEAAREQIGKLVHGQYTTVMHKPLLELTRKLGDVLPSGLDSLFYANSGSEAVEAALRLARQATKRPNVIVFQGGFHGRTVAAATMTTSGTRFSAGISPLMSGVHVAPFPYAYHYGWDEETATKFALRELDYLFQTVSAPNETAAFFIEPVLGEGGYVPANTAFMAGLRERADRHGILLVLDEVQAGFGRTGKFWGHDHFDVHPDVVLIAKGLASGFPLSGIAASEELMAKAYPGSQGGTYGGNAVSCAAAIATLDVIQDEGLVENAAERGRQLLEGARVIADKTQAIGDVRGLGLLVGTEFTTADGEPDTATAQAVQQAAAKSGLLLLTCGAYSNVVRMVPPLVVNAEQVDDALRIWGEVVSSVTGS
- a CDS encoding NAD-dependent succinate-semialdehyde dehydrogenase; the protein is MSGITENGVVGAVGKELFIGGKWVAARSGKTFDVQDPSTGEVLCQVADAGPEDGLAALDAAVAAQSGWAAVAPRERGEILRRAYDKLIERRDELALLMTLEMGKPLAEAAGEITYAAEFFRWFAEEAVRIDGGYAVAPNGSGRFLITRQPVGPTLLITPWNFPMAMGTRKIGPAVAAGCTMVIKPAAQTPLSMLALTQILADAGLPEGVLNVVTTKDAGGVMEPLIRDGRARKLSFTGSTGVGRKLLEQCAEKVLRTSMELGGNAPFVVFDDADLDAAVEGAMQAKMRNIGEACTAANRFYVQRGVAEEFSRKLTERMQALPMGRGTDEGVVVGPLIDEAAVKKVTELVKDATDKGARVLTGGSRVDGPGHFYPATVLTDVPVDARLASEEIFGPVAPITPFDTEDEAVEKANDTEFGLVSYLFTSDLKRALRVSERLEAGMIGLNQGIVSNPAAPFGGVKQSGLGREGGTVGIDEFLETKYIAVSL
- a CDS encoding tartrate dehydrogenase, producing the protein MTHRIASIPGDGIGVDVTIEARRVLDAAAAKYSFSLEWTEFDWSCERYAKTGAMMPEDGVAQLSGFDGILLGAVGFPGVADHVSLWGLLIPLRRAFQQYVNLRPVRLLPGTSSVLAGRKADELEMVIVRENSEGEYSEIGGRHNPGRPDEFVLQESVFTRVGVERIIRYAFELARTRSRHVTSATKSNGLIHSMPYWDEIFAEVAAQYPDVRAEQCHVDALAARMVQAPDRLDVVVASNLFGDILSDLAAAITGGLGMAPSGNINPSGDFPSMFEAVHGSAPDIAGQGIANPVAQILAGAMLLEHLGETVAAQAIRASVDEVLTAGETLTPDLGGTATTTSLGAAVADSLR
- a CDS encoding DUF4262 domain-containing protein; this encodes MCQMCEEPERSEEQYLIEVLDRIREYGWCVQGVQGPGARPPWAYTAGLTAQGLPELAVTGLSLHEAGYVLNAGAEQILHTGPPEPGEQWLLPRLPRLEVVKLSAPATHLHIAVCCYGTGIEAMQLVYADPTGRFPWSPHYNLGLGGQPVLGVRNA
- a CDS encoding GNAT family N-acetyltransferase — encoded protein: MPELLAPTVRLHRPWLEAHAEWGPGLHEDGFGLSASDEVDSPAGFAAWVDSLTQDRARYRWLVEDGAVLGGIALRSGPAEYVSWAGHIGFGIRPSARGRGLASWALRQMLLEARELSRVLLVCEGENLASAKTIERAGGVLEEVRQTEHGPVRRYWITT
- a CDS encoding GntR family transcriptional regulator, producing MVALPDIEPVSRESTAAVIARQLRDAIMTGALPPGTQLGETDLAARFQVSRGPLREAMQHLVSEGLLRSERHRGLFVIDLEPADVFDIYLARSAVERAALLCAFRGDREAVAALLEQNVADMAAAADDPAALSEADLRFHEALINASGSKRLMRMARTLLIETRMCLTLLQSTYQGVEDRLEEHTRIIEALRSGDEETALHLLDAHMEDAISRLLPGRSLKDGVAAAG
- a CDS encoding maleate cis-trans isomerase — protein: MTTIGFIYPDHAAEDDYPLAEQLLGGSDGDISLPVAHIYGTDLHAVPELLDLGSEARLAEGARLLAKHQPEAVVWACTSGSFVYGWDGARNQADQLAAVAGVPASSTSFAFVHAAKALGVQRVAVAASYPDDVARLFVDFLAAGGVEVLSMSSADIDTAAEVGQLAPEAVIDLAVSHDHPDADAVLVPDTAMRTLGEITAIEEKLGKPVLTANQVTIWEGLRLTGSTRLVRSLGALFRTRG
- a CDS encoding Asp/Glu/hydantoin racemase, yielding MDLDFLAFEGPLAQRGIGVIAPFDLALERELWRWVPMEVSLHLARTPYEPVPVSMEMAQLVSDSRHLATATRDVLHVEPEVVAYLCTSGSFVNGIDYERSLTKAICDAGAPDAVTTSGALVEVLHQLDLHRVSVLTPYDADLTGKLHDFLAEVGVDTVSSDHLGLGGGIWKVSYRTIAERILAADHRDAEAIFVSCTNLPTFDLIEPLEKALGKPVLTANQLTMWACLRRMHLPVVGPGQWLREVS
- a CDS encoding D-2-hydroxyacid dehydrogenase — encoded protein: MAAIEDAAVVRYTDERGLAGALSGADALFVYDFLSGAVPGAWSAADRLQWLHIASAGVDPVLFPGLRESDVVLTNSRGVFDDAIAEYVLGVVLSFAKDFARSLDLQRAGTWKHRETERIAGREVLVVGTGPIGRAIARMLRAAGMRVSGAGRRARVGDPDFGVVRESADLTRYLPEFDYVVAVAPLTDQTKGMFDAAAFAAMKPSARFVNVGRGELVVTSDLIAALQAGEIAGAALDVFETEPLPAESPLWTMPDVLLSPHMSGDFIGWRRTLVEVFAGNFRRWVAGEPLWNVVDKRLGYVPSESQGGAGWATGN
- a CDS encoding amidase is translated as MGDRELTASELVAAYATGELSPVEATKSALQNIEDRDGEINAYCLVDADRALDQAKAAEARWRDGNPIGALDGVPASIKDIFLTQGWPTLRGSTSIPVDQPWEVDSPVMARMREAGLVVLGKTTTPEIAWKGVTDSALAGITRNPVNPRMTAGGSSGGSAAAVAAAMGELSVGTDGGGSVRIPASFCGIVGMKPTHGRIPLFPASPFGPLAHAGPMARCVDDTALLLDVLALPDHRDPTGLAPPISAYREAVRRDVRGLIAAYSPALGFVDVDPEIAAIVQSAVQSLADAGLQVEQADPGFADPKDAFDVLWSAGAAKSLDAFPPGSELRVDPGLRRVWERGHTYSAGDYLDATAERAALGILMGEFHTRYDVLLTPTVPIPPFEAGHDVPPGSGMSEWPEWTPFTYPFNMTQQPAISVPAGRTESGLPVGLQIVGPRHSDDLVLAVAKLLEEVRPWAAP
- a CDS encoding MaoC family dehydratase, which gives rise to MTEFTAPIDDRWFEDYPEGSVYEFGDTTVTEAEIIEFAAKYDPQSFHVDPVAAKEGPFGGLIASGWHTSSLMMRMFADHYLSSVASLGSPGVDELRWPRPVRPGDRLRMRATVTEARLSKSKPDRGLVRTRMELFNGDDELVFSASAVNFLSVRPAPRSGS